Within Chloracidobacterium sp., the genomic segment AACAGTGCTGAGTTGAGTGCTGCCCGGCGTTCCCGAGCCAGAGCCTCACCCTCGGGGCTCAGTCCACGATCCGCAATGGTGTCGGACAACGTCATTTCGGAATCGCCAATGGTCGCATCCAATGAGATCGTCCGGTCACGCTTACGGCGTTTCCACCACCGAAAACGGTTTCGCGATTCGTTGACCGCAATGCGAAACAACCAGGTCTTGAGGCCCGATTCACCACGAAATTTGCTCATCGAGCGAAACGCGTTTAAGAACGTCTCCTGAGTAAGTTCGGCGGCATCGTCGGCATTTTCGGTCAGCCGGTAGAGCAACGAAAAGACGTCGCCCGAGTATTTGTCGACAAACTCATCAAAGGCCGCGGCGTCGTTCGCCTTTAATTTTTCAAGCAGTTCGGATTCGAAAGATATTCGGGCGGAGTAAGGCTGTGCCGCCGGAGCGGAACTTCGGAATTCTTCGTCGTCAAGTGTCATTGACCTGGTGAAGACCATTTCCTGCCTTTAGTGGATTCCGATCTTGGGAACCCTCAAGCTGTCCGTCCGCTCATTTTCGCGAACCGGAATACTTAGACACCGATCATCCCAAAATGTTCCCGTAAATACGAAAAAAACTTTTGAACGATCAATTTCAGCCAAGGCATATCGGCTTTCGATTTCCCGTTAGTTGCTCTATCCGTCGATTTAAGCTAAATTAACTCTTTTGGAAATCAGCCGATCTCGGCAATTATACAACGATTGTATAAGTTAGAATTGCAGTTTTTTTATCATGGCAAGAAAGCAAAGACGATTTGAACAGTTGGCCGCGGCCGCATCTAAACCTGACGAAAAGATCAGCTATCAAGATCCGATCCAGCAGCAGGTAAACCAGAAGCTTGAAGACGTAGGCAAAAAATTTGAGGGTAAGGGAAAGTCGATCCTGTACGGCATCGGGGTCGTATTACTCTTGTTGATCATTGGCTTCGTCGCTTATTCATATATGCGGCGTTCATCAGGCTCCGGTCAGGCAGCCCTTGGTAAGGCGATAGAGACCTCGCAGGCTCGTGTCACCGATCAACCCCTTCCGGCGGGATCGACCGACCGTGTCTTTAAGACCGAAAAGGAACGAGCCGATGCCGCGATCGCCGAATTTCAGGCTGTCGCAGACAAGTTTGGCGGTTCGGTCGGCGAAAAGGCAAAGTATTTTATTGCAGTTAACCGATTGATGTCCGATCGTGCTGCGGGTATTACCGAGCTCGAGACACTAGCAAAGGGAAGTTCAGATACGGCAAAGCTTGCTAAATTTGCTCTTGCTCAGACTAAGGCTGACGATGGCAAGTATGATGAGGCGGTTACGCTTTACCAGGAGTTGGCAGCGATGCCGGATCCGATCGTCGCAAAGGACACCATCAACTTTGCTCTGGCGAAGGTATACGAGAAGCAGAGCAAAAAGCAGGAAGCTGTCGATATTTATTTTGCGATCGCCAAGGCTGCAGCGGAGGCCAAGGACGCCGACGGCAAAGCTCTGCCGTTGACCGAGACCGCTCGGAACGCTAAGGACAAGGTTACCGAACTCGCACCGGACAAGGCTAAGGAAATCCCGGAGGCAACGCCTGATTCGCCTTTTGATAATTAAAGGCGGCCTGATCGATAACTTCAGACAAGCCCTGACTGTATCGCGTACATTCAGGGCTTTTTCGTTTTGTGACAGAACTTATTGTTTTGACGAGGTCGAATGGATCGGATAGCTTTCTGATCAGGTAGTTAGGAGAAATGCTTAAAAAGATCCAAGACCAAGCCCTTACGAGTTCAACCGGCGAGCGTTCCGGCAGGGCAGTCGTCGAACCGTTCGACCCGGTTCGGATCCGCGTTTCCCCACATTCGTATTTTATTGCTTTGCTACTCGGGTCATTTTTTTCTGCATTTCTGTATTATCTTGAATTTGATCTGATAGCGTCCGTACTGTTCATATGTGCGTGGATCGCTGTGCCCTTTTTGGCACTTACCGATCAACTGGTCTTTGACGGCCGGTGTTTGGTACGTGCGGGGATATTGCCGTCTGTTTGGTCGCGGTTCCACGGCACGCGGCGGAGGCTCAAGTTGACCGATATCGAGCAGATCGAAACTCAGGCAATCCGTACCATAAAACGCGGCGGCAACTTGTATTACCGATACCGCACGGCAGTTCGCGGCCGCGGATTGACGCTAGTGTTTGCCTCGGGCGGCGACGAGTATCGCAGAATGATTGGAGTACTGCTGCCTTTGGTATCCGAAAATATACTCGATCGCTGCTCACTCGACCTTAGAGACCACCTTTCAGATTCTAAAGAAACACTGATGAAGGCCGAGTTCGAGCATATTCCGTCTGCCGGATTCTTGCGGGCGGAGTTTGAACGCAAGTCGACCGGGACGAGATCAGTTGCAAACCCAACCGATGAAGATCGAGCACGCGCCGACTATTTGACGATGCTCGGTAATGAGTTGCGGATCAATGGATATTTATTACAAGGGGCGGAAGCCTTCCGGCGAGCTCTGGTGATGGACCCGCAAAATAGCCGGATCTTGTACGGACTTGGCAGTTGTCTGCTATCGATTGCTGGAACCGAGCGGAATGTCAGGCTGGAAAGGCGAGCGTTTGCCGCCTTACGACTTGCCCAAAGGGATCCGTTGATCGATGGTGAAACGCTTGCCCGCATTGGTGAGGCGTTTTTCCAGTCTAACGAGCTTACTCTCGCCGAGCGGGCGTTTAGGCGGGTGCAGGATGACCTTGGCGGCGGTTTCAGGGCCGCTCTTGGCCTTGCGGAAATAGCCTTGCGAGAAAGCAAGCTAGCGTACGTTATCCACCATTTTTCGACTGCGAACCGAGTATCGGAGACTCCGGCACTTAGACGTTGGACTCGCGGCGAAGTCGCTTATTTCTCAAACCTTAACAACGATGATGAATATCTCGAAATGGAGATAAGCCGTGTGAACTTGCTGGAAACGCTGGACACTCTTAAAAATTCATCACTTCGCATCGCGCTTTTCGGATTCCCGGCAATATTTGTCGGCTTGCTTGTCGACGACTCTCTGATCGCGACACTCGGTTGGGCGATCTCGGCGATCGCACTGATGGTCTGGACCGGGATGAATATCGGCGTGAAGATGCTCGCCTCACGAATACCGTACGAACTGCTCGAAACCGAAGATCAAAACTGATCAACGTCGACCTTCGTCATTAGTATATTTATCAACTTTCAAATGTTGATACTGTAGAAGATGCTTGGTGCTTTAACAGCGGTATTGAGCTAGAATCTCGTTATGAAGAAATATCTCGTTGTAATGTTCGCGGTCGCATTCCTTTTGGCGGGATTCTTGTTCGTGGATAGCCGCGGCCCGAGTGCGCAGCGTATAACCAAACCCACACCGGAGAAGCAGCAAGTGATGCCTGAGGTGGTTGTCCTCGGTAAGAACGCTAAGTTGGGCCGCGTGACATTTAATCACTTAAAGCATAATGGCGGGGAATACAACGCAGGTGGGCCGATCGCCTGTATCGAGTGTCATCACACCGCTCAGCCTGCGGCTGACCTTGTGAGTGCCCCGCCACATAAGACGGTCTGGCCGGCGGGCCGTACGACGACTCTGACGGCCGAACTATTTGCCGAAGATCCAAATAAGGCTGGGGTTGCTGCCTGCCGTGATTGCCATGCTAGGGCGGGTACTAAGCCCAAACTACTCGACAAAATGCCCGTGTTCGAAGATATCGGTACCGAAACGGTCACCAAATTGACGAACCAACTCGCGTTTCATCAGGCGTGCGATACCTGTCATTTTCAGATCGGCTTTCGCTCCGGCGACACAAAGGCTCCAAAATCAACGAACTGCACGACTTGCCATATTGCACCTAAGGGCAAACGATAGGCATCGTGACCGAGCTTTGATCTAATAAAAGAGGGCTTCGTTCAAGTGAACGAAGCCCTCTTTATTGCAGTGCAGTTTTTCAGTGACTTTAACTTGCTACGCCTTGGTCGCTGCTTCCTTAGGCAAACTCAGCATCGAAGACCAACGATATTCGGGTACGTCCCAACCTTCCTTCAATTTTCGTAAAATGAATTCGGTCATATGATCGACGATCCATCGATGATTCTTTTCACCGACCGAGGCGAGTTCGGCGTCCGGTGCAGGATTCATAAAGTCGATCGCGTACGGCACGCCGTCCTTAATAGCAAATTCGACGGTATTAAGATCGTATCCGAGAGCGGTGCAGATGGTCTTGACGTCTTGCTCGACCCGAGTGTGCAACTCCGGCGTTAGGTAATCGTCAACGTCAACATACTGCATTCCCGAAAGATACGGTTTGGACGGATCGTAGGGCATTATCAGCACGTTTTCTTTTCCGACACAGTAGCATCGGACAAAGTGATCATACTCGATGCCTTCCTGCAGCGTCATACACAGCGTGCCGGACTCATTGTATTCCTTAAAAAGCTCGTCCGTATTATGGATCTTGGAAACGTTTTTCCAACCGCCACCGTCGAAGGGTTTGAGGAAAGCGGGGAAGCCGACATAGTCGGTCACGCCCTGCCAATCGATCGGGAATTCGAGATTGCGTAGACTCTCAGGCGTTATGTCCTTGATATAACTATGCTGCGGCAATAGAACGGTTTTCGGGATGGCGACGCCTAGTTTATCAGCCAGGCAAAAATTGAAGAACTTATCGTCCGCTGACCACCAAAATGGATTGTTGATGATATACGTACCCTCAAGAGCCATACGTTTGAGCGTTGCTCTGTAATAGGGCACCTCGTGCGAGATGCGGTCGATCACAACATCGTACTTCTTTGGCTCATCGAGGCGAATGCCGCCTATGGTGATCCATTCGGCGACAACCTCGCCTCCGCTCTGTTCAGCGATGCTCTTGATCATTGATTCGGGAAACGTAACTTCGCGTCCCGCCAAAATTCCTACTCGTTTCATAATTAGTTTCTCTTAAAAGTATTCGTCGTAAGTGATATTTCTAAACAATTGCAAAAACTCAATCTTAGTTGATTGGACATCACAGGGCAAGAAAACCCAAATAGAAATGCCCGACGCAGAGGTCGAGCATATGTCTTTTGATCAGATCCGGCCGTAAGAGATATTATTTGGCACCGGGCAGCAATTCGTAATTGCCCATTTCGCGGTTGTAACTGTCGAGTGCCCCGACCGAGTCGGCGGTTGCGTCGAGCATCTGTTTGGTCATCGCGATCGAATCAGAAAGCTGTTCGAAGTCAAGCAGAGAGAATTTCTCAGGTGTAGAGATCGTGACGATCTCGTCGTTTAAGTAGCTGAAAAAGTTTTCGATCGACTGCAACTGGCCCTCGACGAGCTTGACGCTCTTTTCGATCTCGTCGAAAGATGCGATTCGGCGTTTGAGGATCTCGACATTGGTCTGCTGGACCCGCTTGGTCTTTTCATCCGTAGAGCTTTCCATTGCCCTAAATGCCTGCGAGAGTTGGTTATGGACTGCCTGCCGATTTATCGACCTGAGGTGCTGTTTACGCCGGCGATAAACGTCCAGAAGGTCTACGAAATCCTCCCATCGCTGATCGAGTGCCCTTAGATTAGAAGGCAATTCGGTTGAGCCCGTAAACTTTCGGTAGTTATCTTGTATCTTGTCCTTTAACCAACGCAGATATTCGACCGCTTCACGTTCACGCGGGGTAAAAGCCTTGATAGTGTTTTCGCGCCCCGCAATATGAAGGCGCAGTCGGCGTTCGTTCTCCCGCTTCTGAACTAACTGACGATATTTCGGCAAGTTAGGAACTACCAACAAATATATGGCTTCGAAAACCAGGGCGATAAGCAGCGGAATCACGCTGCCGGTGAATGCCGCCGCTGCCAGAAAGCCGGCAAGCGCCCAAAAATTTCCGGGCTCTTTGACCGCTTCTTTTGCGTAGCTTGAATTGAAACGGTCGATGTCCTGCCGGTATTTCGCTATATCAGCCATATCAAAGTCACTAACAGATCTATTTCCGGGTAATTATGCGACGAGGTCAGAATCAATTCGAACGCCCAGATTCCGTTGCCTCGTTGACAATGACCTGATCTAAAACGTCTTCATCGTCAGCCGTACCAGTGCCGGACGAGATCTGTTTGCTTTCAGGCGGCGAACCAGCGCCGAGCATACCCATTGATTGTTTGTATTCGAGCAGTTTGTCCTGGAGTTGAATGTCCATCGCCTCGCGCTCGATATCCTGCAATTGAGCGTCAACCGTCGAGGAGCCCAACTGTAGTTTTGCTTCGGCGGCAGCGACACGGCGGTCGATCTTTTCGCGCATTTCGTTGAACGTCGACGAATCGTCGCCGATATTAAACGTATCCATTGTCTGCGCGAGCTGTTCCTGAAGCTTTGCCTGCTTGGCGGCACTTATAAGTTGCATCGCCTCGGCAGAGCGCTTTTTCATATTCAAGACGTAGTTGTCGCGGGCTTTCAGAGCCTGTTTTGACGCTACGCCTGCGTGCTCGGCCTGAACGGCGGTGCGTTCAAGATCCATTTGGGCTTGCTGGAGTTGTCCGATGTATGCCGTCGCAATATCATCGCGTCCCATCTTGACCGATGCCTTGATCTTGGAGTCGAGGTCAACGACCTGGGTCGAAAGATTCTCTTTCTGCTTGAGCAAAAGCCGTTCGGTCGCCATTACCTGAGCCACGGAATTGTTAAGCTCCGGTACACGGTCGCGCATATCACGAATCGTTTGCTGGAGCACCAATTCGGGGTTTTCGATCTTGTCGAGTGCCGCTCCCGTGCTCGCTCTAAAGACTCTTGTTATTCTTGCCCACAATCCCATTTTCTAATTTCGCTCCTACAAATAGATATCAATAGTTCCTTACGCCAAATCCCTTACGACAGGCAATTTGCCAAAGTTGCAATTTCCGAACTCAGTATAACAGGAAAAAATATTAAGTGAATAGGATATTATTACTTTGACTTACGACAAAATTCGGTTTTCAATCGAAGCATCTATTAGCGATCCGAAATCTAAGGAAACAATGAAATGACCAATGACCTGATCACTTTGGTGACTGAGCTTGACCGCGAATTACTCGATCTATACGGCCAGGACACCGCTCTTTTCGAGGAACTTACCGGATTGCAGCGAAGTTTGGGGATAATGCACGGTGACCGCCCGATCTGCCCTTTCCTGCGGCCGTATTTTCTTTCGGGGTCAGATTATCGGGAGATCTGTCGTGTTGCGAACGTATTGAGCGGAGCTTTTGATGCAATGACCATTGCCACGCTCGAAAGTCCGGAATTGGTGGCCAAATTGGGCCTTACGAAGATGGAAGAGCGATTCGCACGATTCGAGCCCGGTTATGCGAGTGTTTCCGTCACTAGCCGTCTTGACACATTCCTTTTTGACGGTGGCTTTAAGTTTCTTGAGTATAATGCCGAAAATCCAGCCGGGATCGGCGACCAGCCTTCGCTCGAACGTTTGTTCACACATATTCCACGCGTTCGGCAGTTTCTGGAGGATAATGCTCACTATCTTCCAAAGCCGGAAAAAAAACTACTTGAGGCTCTCGATCGGGCATATCGCGAATTTGGCGGAACTAAGCTGCGGCCAAACATTGCGATCGTTGATTGGGCTGGTGTAGATACGCGTTCGGAGTTTGTTATCTTATGCGACTATTTTCGATCGCAGGGCCACAATACGATCATATGCGATCCGGAGAGTCTGGAATACGACGGAAAAACGCTTTGGAGCGGAGCTTTTGAGATCGACATCTTTTACAAAAGGGTGATAATCCACGAGTTCCTCGAGCGATTCGACGAAACGCACCCGTTGTCGCGTGCTATGGCGGATGGCAATATTTGTATGGCCAATTCGTTTCGCTGCAAGATACCACACAAAAAAGCCAGCTTGGCCGTGTTGAGCGATGATCGGTACCAAAGGCTTTTTTCGCCGTTGCAGTTAGAAATGATCGCAAAGCATATACCGTGGACGCGACGGGTCGAGTTCGGACCTACGTCTTACGACGGAGCAGACGGCATTGATCTGATCGAACTCATCCGCTCTAAGCGTCATCGATTTGTGCTTAAGCCAAATGATGATTACGGCGGAAAGGGAATCGCATTTGGTTGGGAAAGCACCGAGAGCGAATGGGACGACGCGATCGAGCACGCGGTCGATTCGACCTATATTGTCCAGGAAAGGGCAGTTGTTGCACGGACCGACATACCGGTATTTGCCGACGGCGAAGCTCGTATCGAGAGTCTGACCGTCGATTTTGACCCGTTCTTGTTTATGGGTGAGGTCGAGGGCGGTATGGTCCGGCTTGCCGCCGGTTCGCTCGTCAATATAACCTCCGGCGGCGGCGAAACGGCCTTAACTATTCTAAACGAGTATTAAAAGGACGCAAGATTTCCGCACACTGTGCGTTCCTCAGACAGTGCCGACAGCATCGGCCAAAAAAAGTTTTTTGTTGGACGGGATAATAATGAAAAAGATAACGACCTGGGTTTTACTTCTAGCAGTTTATTTGGGCTACATCGCGCCGGTGAGTCTGGTCGCATACGGCCAGGGCATCGGGAAGACAATGGAACAAAGGATGAAAGACACACCGGAAGGACTTAAGTTTCGCCTGAGCGAAGGTGTCGAGGGAGCAGAAACGCGAGAAAAGCAGCAATTGGCCGCCACGGATCCGCTCTCGGAGAGTGACTCAAATTCGCTGCTAAAGCGAATACCCGAGATCAAACCGGCGGTTGATGATAAAACCGATTTTGCCAAGCGGATCGGCACCTTGCCCGCGCCCAAAACAGGCAATAAGAATCCGGTGAAATTTCCATCGGATGAGCAACGCGGAACGCCCAAGCTGGACACTACAGGGCAGACTCTGGAAGTGGTCAGATTTTCGCCCGAGGGCGAGATTCCGCTCGCCCCTGATCTCAGCGTAACGTTTTCGCAACCGATGGTCGCGGTCACATCGCAGGAAGAAGCTGCAAAATACGCACCCGTCGAACTGTCGCCTCAGGTGGAGGGCCGCTGGCGCTGGCTCGGTACCAAAACATTGATGTTCGATACGACAAAGCGTTTCCCGATGGCAACGAAATTTACTGCGCGAGTGCCTGCCGGGACAAAGTCCGCGAATGGACAGACGCTTGCCAAGGACGTTTCCTGGACGTTTACCACGCCGCCGCCCAAGGCTGAGTCAATGTATCCAAATGGCGGCATCACTCGCCGTGACGCGTTGATTTACGTTTCATTCGATCAGGCGATAAGCCCTGACGCTGTATTGCGTTCGATAACCGTGACCGGCGGCGGAAAAAAATTGCCGATCCGGCTCGCCACTCAGGAAGAGATATCAGGTGACAGCACGATCAATTACTACAGTAAACAGGCTCAAGCCGGCCGTTGGCTGGCGTTTCGGGCGGTCAACTCGGACGGTCTGACTGAAAACGCTCTGCCGGGTGCTTCGGCGATCAATGTCACGATCGCGAAAGGCACGCCGTCGGCCGAGGGGCCGTTGACGTCGATCAAGGACCAGTCGTTTTCATTTCAAACCTATAGCGCGTTGAAATTCAGCAACGGTTATTGTGGATGGCGTGATAATCGCAATTGTTCGCCTTTTGAGTCGTGGTATATGGAGTTTAACAACTCAATAGACGCCGCGAAATTTACAACAGAAATGGTAAAGATCGAACCCGCCATCGAAGGGCTAAAGATCTATCCGTCGGGCAATTATGTTTACATTCAGGGCTACAAAAAGGGGAGGACCTCATATAAGGTCACGATCGACGGATCGATCAGTGATGTCTACGGTCAGTCACTCGGTCAGCCTGCGGTCGCCACGATAAAGGTCGGATCTGCGAGCCAGAATCTATACGCTCAGGGCGGTTATATGACCGTGCTTGACCCGACATCTACTCCGACATTTTCGATCTATTCGACAAATCATGGTGCGGTCAAGGTTCGACTGTATGACGTCCAGCCTGCTGATTGGCAAAAGTTTCAGGAATATGTTCGTCATATCAATTACGACGACGGCAAACGCCCGCCGATACCCGGTCGATTGGTGTCTGATGAGGTGGTTGAGATAGCGAATAAGCCAGACGAAATGGTCGAGACTCGGGTTGATATAACAAAGGGCCTCAGCGGCGGTTTCGGCAACGTGATCGTCGATATTGAGCCGACGGTTCGCAAGGACAAATATGACCGTGTCAGAATATTCACCTGGCTTCAAGCGACACAGATCGGGCTTGATGCCTTTGTCGATAATACCGAACTTGTCGGATTTGCGACCGATCTCAAGACCGGTAAACCGCTGACCGGCGTTGATCTAGCGATCTTTCCGCTCGAAAAGGCCTCTGGATCGGCTAAGGTCGCATCGGTTGAACCGAGTGTTTTTCAAAGTGCCTGGGATTGGATGACCGGTTGGGGAAGTAGTCAAGCCGACGAGATCGTCTCAACAGACGCTGACGGAAGTTCGGCAAAAACCGAGACCGTCGCTGAAGCAATGGGCGACCGTACCGGCGAAAACGGCATCCTGCGCCTCCAGTTACCCGAATCGGGTTCGATCAAGGGCCAAAATTATCTGGTGGCTACGCGGGGTAAGGACGTGGCGTTTCTGCCTGAAAATACCGATTATTACTGGCAGGATACCGGCAGTTGGTACCGCAAATCAGCGGGTGATTCGCTGCGATGGTTCGTTTTTGATGATCGGAAGCTATATAAGCCTAAAGAAGAGGTTTCGGTAAAGGGCTACATTCGCCGGATCACTGGCGGGAAGTTCGGCGATGTCGAGGGCCTCGGCGACGCTGCCAACGGTATCAACTACTCCGTAAAAGATCCCAGAAACAATGAGATCGCCAAGGGGACGGCAAACCTGAACGCCTTTGGAGCATTTGATTTCAAATTCAGCTTGCCGGATAACGCAAATCTGGGATACGCACGCATCGAACTTTCGACAAATACGTCGATCTCGGGCAGTTCCCATTCGCATCAATTTCAGATACAGGAATTTCGCCGTCCGGAATTCGAGGTTTCGTCCAAGGTCGAGACCGAAGCCCCGCATTTTGTCGGGGGCAGTGCACTGATGTCGGTCGAGGCAAAATACTATGCCGGCGGCGGACTCGCTAACGCCGATGCCAACTGGACGGTTACGGCAAGTCCTACAAGTTATACCCCTCCTAATCGCGGCGACTTTACGTTTGGAACGTGGGTGCCGTGGTGGCGTGGATATGAATACGGCCGCACTGCGGGGGGAACTTCACAGTCGTTCAAGGGCGTGACAGACGCTTCCGGAAAACATCTTTTGAAGATCGATTTTGAGTCGGTCAAACCGCCGCGGCCTTATACGATCACCGCAGCGTCATCGGTAATGGATGTAAATCGCCAGACGTGGTCGAGTTCGACCTCAATGCTCGTGCATCCCGCATCGCTCTATGTGGGCATCAAGACGCCGCGAACGTTCGTCCAACGTGGTGAAAAGATCGAGATCGAATCGATCGTAAGCGACATCGATGGAAAATTGGCGACCGGACGTGAGGCCGAGATCAAGGCCGTGCTGAAAGACTGGTCGTATGACAAAGGGTCCTGGAAGGAAATAACCGTCGACGAACAGACGTGTACGGTCAAATCGGCCGAAGCCGCACAGAAATGCAGCTTTGTCGCCAAACAAGGTGGACGTTACACGATCACCGCGACCGTGATGGATGATCGCGAGCGTTTTAACGAAAGCGAGATGACGGTTTGGGTCCCGGGCGGCAAGACACCGCCGAAACGCAATGTCGAGCAGGAAGAAGTGCAGATCATACCGAGCAAGAAGGATTTTGCACCGGGCGATGTTGCCGAACTGCTTGTGATCGCTCCGTTCACTCCTGCCGAGGGCGTTCTGACGCTTCGCCGTGACGGCCTCGTCAAGACCGAACGCTTTACGATGAAGGACTCGTCAACGACATTAAAGATACCGCTTGACGAGAAATACTTGCCGAATATCACTGCTCAGGTCGACCTGGTCGGAGCCGCCGTCAGGACAAATGATAAGGGCGAAGTGGAAACAAAACTTGCCAAGCGTCCGGCATTTGCTAGTGGAACTATGAACCTCGCGATATCGACCGCCTCCCGGCAATTGACGGTTTCGGCCGAACCGGTCGACAAGACACTTGCACCGGGCGGCGAGACAAAGGTCAATGTTGCGGTAAAAGACTATCGCGGTGAACCGGTCGCAAATAGCGAGGTCGCCATTATCGTTGTCGATGAGAGCGTGCTAGCTCTGACTCGGTACACGATCGCGGACCCGATGAGTATCTTCTATACGACTCGCGGCGACGGAGTCAATGATTATCACCTCAGAAAAGACGTATTGCTGGGCAATCCGGCGGACGTAAAGGCCGATATGCCCCCGCCGCCGCCCGTGCCGATAAGTTCAGGCGTGATGTCGGCGGACGGAGCATCCGCCAGGCCGTCGTCAGCGCAAAAAATGAAAGGCGGAAGCAGAGAAGAGAAAAAGCCGGACCTCAACTTTGCCGCCGCTGAGATTGATGATGACGCCGCCGACTCGGAAACACCTATAAATCTGAGACAGAATTTCAACGCCCTCGCATTGTTCTCGCCGACTGTAAAAACCGATGCGAGCGGGCGTGCAGTCGTCGATATCAAACTGCCGGATAATCTAACGCGATATCGGATAACCGCAGTGTCCGTCGATAACGGTAAACGGTTCGGTAAAACTGAGTCGACCATAACGGCTAAACAACCGCTGATGGTGCGACCGAGTGCTCCGAGATTTATGAATTTCGGCGATAAGATCGAAATGCCGGTGGTAGTCCAAAATCAGACCGATAAGGACATGGCGGTCGACGTTGCTGTACGAGCGACAAATGCCGAACTGACCGGCGGAAATGGAAAGCGAGTGGTCGTAAAGGCCAACGATCGCGTCGAAGTCCGCTTTCCTGTCTCAGCGATGAAGGCGGGAACGGCGAGATTCCAGATCGTCGCGACATCGGGCAAATTCAACGATGCAGCCGAAATATCGCTGCCGGTGTGGACGCCCGCGACAACCGAGGCATTCGCGACATACGGCACGACTGACCAGAATGGTGCGGTCATTCAACCGGTCCAGACGCCGGGCGACGTGTATCCGCAATTTGGCGGACTCGAGGTCACGACCTCTTCGACTCAGTTGCAGGAATTGACCGATGCGTTTCTCTTCCTGACAAATTATCCGTATGCCTGCTCAGAGCAGATATCATCTCGAATGATCTCGATCGCGGCGATGCGCGATGTACTGAGTGCATTTAAGGCAAAGGATATGCCCACCGCAAAAGAGCTTGAGGGCTATTACGCCCGCGACATCGAGATACTGCAGTCGCGGCAGCGTAGTGACGGCAGTTTCGGACTATGGAAACGCGATAAGGAGCGTTATGAGTATCCTTTCCTGACGGTCCACGTTGCCCACGCCCTGGCGTTGTCTAAGGCTAAGGGCTATAAGGTGCCCGACGAGATGATCACCAAGGTGAAACCGTACCTGAAGGACGTCGAAAAGCACTATGACCAATGGTACAAGAACTCGCCCGAGGTTCGCTGGACGATCTCTGCCTACGCACTTTATATCCGCGATATGATGGGCGACAAGGACATCGCAAAGACCAAAAAGCTTCTGGCCGAAGCGACGATCGAGAAAATGCCATTCGAAGCTCTCGGATGGGTGCTTTCGGTGCTGGCGAACGACCCTGACTCGACCGTCGAGGTGCAGGCCATCATCCGTCACTTGATGAACCGCACGACCGAGACGGCAGCGACCGCAAACTTCGTCACCAACTACGGCGACGGAGCGTG encodes:
- a CDS encoding Ig-like domain-containing protein, whose protein sequence is MKKITTWVLLLAVYLGYIAPVSLVAYGQGIGKTMEQRMKDTPEGLKFRLSEGVEGAETREKQQLAATDPLSESDSNSLLKRIPEIKPAVDDKTDFAKRIGTLPAPKTGNKNPVKFPSDEQRGTPKLDTTGQTLEVVRFSPEGEIPLAPDLSVTFSQPMVAVTSQEEAAKYAPVELSPQVEGRWRWLGTKTLMFDTTKRFPMATKFTARVPAGTKSANGQTLAKDVSWTFTTPPPKAESMYPNGGITRRDALIYVSFDQAISPDAVLRSITVTGGGKKLPIRLATQEEISGDSTINYYSKQAQAGRWLAFRAVNSDGLTENALPGASAINVTIAKGTPSAEGPLTSIKDQSFSFQTYSALKFSNGYCGWRDNRNCSPFESWYMEFNNSIDAAKFTTEMVKIEPAIEGLKIYPSGNYVYIQGYKKGRTSYKVTIDGSISDVYGQSLGQPAVATIKVGSASQNLYAQGGYMTVLDPTSTPTFSIYSTNHGAVKVRLYDVQPADWQKFQEYVRHINYDDGKRPPIPGRLVSDEVVEIANKPDEMVETRVDITKGLSGGFGNVIVDIEPTVRKDKYDRVRIFTWLQATQIGLDAFVDNTELVGFATDLKTGKPLTGVDLAIFPLEKASGSAKVASVEPSVFQSAWDWMTGWGSSQADEIVSTDADGSSAKTETVAEAMGDRTGENGILRLQLPESGSIKGQNYLVATRGKDVAFLPENTDYYWQDTGSWYRKSAGDSLRWFVFDDRKLYKPKEEVSVKGYIRRITGGKFGDVEGLGDAANGINYSVKDPRNNEIAKGTANLNAFGAFDFKFSLPDNANLGYARIELSTNTSISGSSHSHQFQIQEFRRPEFEVSSKVETEAPHFVGGSALMSVEAKYYAGGGLANADANWTVTASPTSYTPPNRGDFTFGTWVPWWRGYEYGRTAGGTSQSFKGVTDASGKHLLKIDFESVKPPRPYTITAASSVMDVNRQTWSSSTSMLVHPASLYVGIKTPRTFVQRGEKIEIESIVSDIDGKLATGREAEIKAVLKDWSYDKGSWKEITVDEQTCTVKSAEAAQKCSFVAKQGGRYTITATVMDDRERFNESEMTVWVPGGKTPPKRNVEQEEVQIIPSKKDFAPGDVAELLVIAPFTPAEGVLTLRRDGLVKTERFTMKDSSTTLKIPLDEKYLPNITAQVDLVGAAVRTNDKGEVETKLAKRPAFASGTMNLAISTASRQLTVSAEPVDKTLAPGGETKVNVAVKDYRGEPVANSEVAIIVVDESVLALTRYTIADPMSIFYTTRGDGVNDYHLRKDVLLGNPADVKADMPPPPPVPISSGVMSADGASARPSSAQKMKGGSREEKKPDLNFAAAEIDDDAADSETPINLRQNFNALALFSPTVKTDASGRAVVDIKLPDNLTRYRITAVSVDNGKRFGKTESTITAKQPLMVRPSAPRFMNFGDKIEMPVVVQNQTDKDMAVDVAVRATNAELTGGNGKRVVVKANDRVEVRFPVSAMKAGTARFQIVATSGKFNDAAEISLPVWTPATTEAFATYGTTDQNGAVIQPVQTPGDVYPQFGGLEVTTSSTQLQELTDAFLFLTNYPYACSEQISSRMISIAAMRDVLSAFKAKDMPTAKELEGYYARDIEILQSRQRSDGSFGLWKRDKERYEYPFLTVHVAHALALSKAKGYKVPDEMITKVKPYLKDVEKHYDQWYKNSPEVRWTISAYALYIRDMMGDKDIAKTKKLLAEATIEKMPFEALGWVLSVLANDPDSTVEVQAIIRHLMNRTTETAATANFVTNYGDGAWLIMYSNRRADGVLLEAMIKSDPKNDLVPKLVRGLLDHRTKGAWSNTQENVFILLALDKYFNTFEKVTPDFVTRIWLGNTYAGEDAFKGRSIDSNQLNIPMSYLTDQGGMSNLILDKQGAGRLFYRIGMKYAPKNLKLEPADYGFTVLRKYEAVDDKDDVKQNADGTWTIKAGARVRIRLTMVAQARRYHVALVDNLPAGLEILNPGLAVTESIPGDPGSDTPVVEFGSRSFGYGSWWYRQYWFEHQNFRDERAEAFTSLLWEGVYNYSYVARATTPGQFVVPPAKAEEMYHPETFGRTGTDFVHVE